In Streptomyces longhuiensis, the following proteins share a genomic window:
- a CDS encoding MFS transporter: MPPPLTHRRRMLVLAICCMSLLIVSLDNTVLNVALPSMQKEFGASVSGMQWTIDAYTLVLASLLMLAGSTADRIGRRRIFKAGLVIFTVGSVLCSVAPNLESLIAFRMVQAVGGSMLNPVAMSIITNTFTEPRERARAIGVWGGVVGISMAAGPIVGGVLVDSVGWRSIFWINLPVGLAALLLTMRYVPESRAPKPRRPDPVGQLLVMTLLGSLTYAIIEAPAAGWRSPVIVTFALLALAALAGLIAYEPRRAEPLIDLRFFRSAPFSGATVIAISAFASLGGFLFLSTLYLQNVRGLDALDAGLWMLPMAAMTLVCAPISGRIVGNRGPRIPLLVAGIAMTASGVLFAAFEAETSNVTRFIGYVLFGLGFGFVNAPITNTAVSGMPRAQAGVAAAVASTSRQIGQTLGVAVIGAVLASGIASGVGTPAYATTFVDASRGGWWIIVGCGVAVLLVGLLTSGRWARSTAQRTALCLEQPEIQGATAGASS; this comes from the coding sequence ATGCCCCCTCCACTGACCCACCGCCGGCGGATGCTCGTCCTCGCGATCTGCTGCATGAGCCTGCTGATCGTCAGCCTCGACAACACCGTCCTGAACGTCGCGCTGCCGAGCATGCAGAAGGAGTTCGGCGCGAGCGTCTCCGGCATGCAGTGGACCATCGACGCGTACACGCTGGTCCTCGCCTCGCTCCTGATGCTGGCGGGCTCGACGGCCGACCGGATCGGTCGCCGCCGGATATTCAAGGCCGGCCTGGTGATCTTCACCGTGGGCTCGGTGCTGTGTTCCGTGGCGCCCAACCTGGAGTCGCTCATCGCGTTCCGCATGGTCCAGGCGGTCGGCGGCTCGATGCTCAACCCCGTCGCCATGTCGATCATCACCAACACGTTCACCGAGCCCCGGGAGCGCGCCCGGGCCATCGGCGTCTGGGGCGGCGTCGTCGGCATCTCCATGGCCGCGGGCCCCATCGTGGGCGGCGTCCTCGTCGACTCGGTCGGCTGGCGTTCCATCTTCTGGATCAACCTGCCGGTGGGCCTCGCCGCCCTCCTGCTGACCATGCGCTACGTCCCCGAGTCCCGCGCCCCCAAGCCGCGCCGCCCCGACCCGGTCGGCCAGCTCCTCGTCATGACGCTCCTCGGCTCCCTCACCTACGCGATCATCGAGGCCCCCGCCGCGGGCTGGAGGTCCCCCGTCATCGTGACGTTCGCGTTGCTCGCCCTCGCGGCCCTCGCCGGCCTGATCGCCTACGAGCCACGCCGCGCGGAACCCCTCATCGACCTGCGCTTCTTCCGCTCGGCACCCTTCAGCGGCGCCACGGTGATCGCGATCAGCGCGTTCGCCTCGCTCGGCGGTTTCCTGTTCCTTTCGACGCTCTACCTGCAGAACGTACGCGGCCTCGACGCCCTCGACGCCGGCCTGTGGATGCTGCCGATGGCGGCCATGACCCTGGTGTGCGCCCCGATCTCCGGCCGCATCGTCGGCAACCGCGGCCCCAGGATCCCGCTGCTCGTCGCGGGCATCGCGATGACGGCGAGCGGCGTCCTGTTCGCCGCGTTCGAGGCGGAGACCTCGAACGTCACCCGCTTCATCGGCTACGTCCTGTTCGGCCTCGGCTTCGGCTTCGTCAACGCCCCCATCACCAACACCGCCGTCTCGGGCATGCCCCGCGCGCAGGCCGGCGTCGCCGCCGCGGTCGCCTCCACCAGCCGGCAGATCGGCCAGACCCTCGGCGTCGCCGTCATCGGCGCGGTCCTCGCGTCGGGCATCGCGTCGGGCGTCGGCACGCCCGCGTACGCGACCACGTTCGTCGACGCGAGCCGCGGCGGCTGGTGGATCATCGTGGGCTGCGGCGTCGCCGTCCTCCTGGTCGGCCTCCTCACCAGCGGCCGCTGGGCACGCTCCACCGCCCAGCGCACCGCCCTCTGCCTGGAACAGCCGGAAATCCAGGGGGCCACGGCGGGCGCAAGCTCCTGA
- a CDS encoding helix-turn-helix transcriptional regulator has protein sequence MTTMARTTKTTAAQAQAPTQAQMQGLAQVSAKGQGQAGGAPRESPKRESEIRRHELADFLRNRRARITPEQVGLPRGRRRRTPGLRREEIAQLSAVGVTWYTWLEQARDIQVSVQVLDALARTLLLDASERAHLFQLAGAVDPSPAASCQTVTPALRLMLEKLEPLPACIQNSRYDILAYNRTYGRLLCDLDTVAPEDRNCMVLICTNEQWRKSFVFLEDTIRLMAAKFRGSMAGHLGEPAWELLLKRLEDESPEFREAWQLHEVVGTRSKTKYFRNAHVGPLSLVHTDLWLGPDQGARLVTYTPADEESREGLDRLQELAPAVTS, from the coding sequence ATGACCACGATGGCGCGGACGACGAAGACGACTGCGGCACAGGCACAGGCACCGACGCAGGCACAGATGCAAGGGCTGGCGCAGGTGTCGGCGAAGGGGCAGGGGCAGGCCGGTGGAGCCCCGCGTGAGTCGCCCAAGCGGGAGTCCGAGATCCGGCGGCATGAGCTTGCCGACTTTCTGCGCAACCGTCGCGCCCGCATCACTCCCGAGCAGGTCGGCCTGCCGCGTGGCCGGCGCCGGCGTACCCCTGGGCTGAGGCGTGAGGAGATCGCGCAGCTGTCCGCCGTCGGGGTCACCTGGTACACGTGGCTCGAGCAGGCGCGGGACATTCAGGTGTCGGTGCAGGTCCTGGACGCGCTGGCGCGCACGCTGCTCCTCGACGCGAGTGAGCGCGCGCATCTCTTCCAGCTCGCCGGGGCCGTCGATCCGTCGCCCGCGGCGAGCTGCCAGACGGTCACGCCGGCGCTGCGGCTGATGCTGGAGAAGCTGGAGCCGCTGCCCGCGTGCATCCAGAACAGCCGGTACGACATCCTCGCGTACAACCGCACGTACGGGCGGCTGCTGTGCGATCTGGACACGGTGGCGCCCGAGGACCGCAACTGCATGGTGCTGATCTGCACGAACGAGCAGTGGCGGAAGTCGTTCGTGTTCCTGGAGGACACGATCCGGCTGATGGCGGCCAAGTTCCGCGGGTCGATGGCCGGTCATCTGGGCGAGCCCGCCTGGGAGTTGCTGCTCAAGCGGCTCGAGGACGAGTCGCCGGAGTTCCGTGAGGCGTGGCAGCTGCACGAGGTGGTGGGCACGCGCAGCAAGACGAAGTACTTCCGCAACGCGCACGTCGGACCGCTGTCCCTGGTCCACACCGATCTGTGGCTCGGCCCGGACCAGGGGGCCCGTCTGGTGACGTACACGCCCGCCGACGAGGAGTCCCGCGAGGGGCTCGACCGGCTTCAGGAGCTGGCGCCCGCCGTGACCTCCTGA
- a CDS encoding MFS transporter produces the protein MTGTGTRSLSVSTTARTATVPPALGGLGLFTVLVGAALPLIDFFIVNVALPTIGHDLAAGEALLELVVAGYGLAYAVLLVLGGRLGDLFGRRRLFLGGMIAFGLTSLACGLAPDAWTLVAARVAQGAASAAMLPQVLATIQSTTTGRRRAKAMGLYGATAGLSMVVGQILGGVLVAADVFGTGWRSVFLVNVPVVLVGLFLATRTVPETRSPHPEPVDGPGTVLLAASLLTLLAPLTEGRAAGWPLWTWLSLAVFPFVAYAFYQVERRADRHGRTPLVPPSLFALVSLRRGLIMIVPFSIGFSGFMFVIAVALQQGEHLGPVPAGLALAPMAAVFFGVSLAGPRLIARYGTRIVTAGGIIQGVGVALIALAAWRTWPDLGVLELMPGAALAGAGQALQLPILFRLILSEVPATRAGVGSGVMITTQQSALALGVATLGSLFLTLTPSLGMRDALVTTLLVQLAGIALTTALSLRLPRLVS, from the coding sequence ATGACCGGAACCGGGACCCGTTCCCTCTCTGTCTCCACCACAGCCCGCACCGCCACGGTTCCACCGGCACTCGGCGGACTCGGGCTCTTCACCGTGCTGGTCGGCGCGGCGCTCCCCCTCATCGACTTCTTCATCGTCAACGTCGCCCTGCCCACCATCGGCCACGACCTGGCCGCGGGCGAGGCACTCCTCGAGCTCGTCGTCGCGGGCTACGGACTCGCGTACGCCGTCCTGCTCGTCCTCGGCGGACGGCTCGGCGACCTCTTCGGCCGGCGCAGGCTCTTCCTCGGCGGCATGATCGCCTTCGGCCTGACCTCACTGGCCTGCGGCCTCGCCCCCGACGCCTGGACCCTCGTGGCCGCGCGCGTCGCGCAGGGCGCCGCGTCGGCCGCGATGCTCCCGCAGGTCCTCGCCACCATCCAGTCGACGACGACAGGCAGGCGCCGGGCGAAGGCCATGGGCCTGTACGGGGCCACGGCGGGCCTGTCCATGGTCGTCGGCCAGATCCTGGGCGGCGTCCTCGTCGCAGCGGACGTCTTCGGGACCGGCTGGCGGTCGGTGTTCCTGGTGAACGTGCCCGTCGTCCTGGTCGGCCTCTTCCTGGCGACCCGTACCGTCCCCGAAACCCGCTCCCCGCACCCCGAACCGGTCGACGGCCCCGGCACGGTACTCCTCGCGGCGTCCCTGCTCACGCTCCTCGCACCCCTGACCGAGGGCAGGGCGGCCGGCTGGCCCCTGTGGACATGGCTCTCGCTCGCGGTGTTCCCCTTCGTCGCGTACGCCTTCTACCAGGTGGAACGCCGGGCGGACCGGCACGGCCGCACCCCACTGGTCCCACCGAGCCTCTTCGCCCTGGTGTCACTGCGCCGCGGCCTGATCATGATCGTGCCGTTCTCCATCGGGTTCAGCGGCTTCATGTTCGTGATCGCGGTGGCACTCCAGCAGGGCGAACACCTCGGCCCCGTACCGGCGGGCCTGGCCCTCGCGCCGATGGCCGCGGTCTTCTTCGGCGTATCCCTCGCGGGCCCGCGCCTCATCGCCCGCTACGGCACCCGGATCGTCACCGCGGGCGGCATCATCCAGGGGGTCGGCGTGGCCCTCATCGCCCTCGCGGCCTGGCGAACCTGGCCCGACCTGGGCGTCCTCGAACTGATGCCGGGCGCCGCACTCGCGGGCGCGGGCCAGGCACTCCAACTCCCCATCCTGTTCCGGCTCATCCTGTCCGAGGTGCCGGCGACGCGGGCGGGGGTGGGCAGCGGCGTCATGATCACCACGCAGCAGTCGGCCCTGGCCCTCGGCGTGGCCACACTCGGCTCCCTCTTCCTCACCCTGACCCCGAGCCTGGGCATGCGAGACGCACTGGTGACAACCCTGCTGGTGCAACTGGCGGGCATAGCCCTGACAACAGCACTGAGCTTGAGGCTGCCACGGCTGGTGAGCTGA
- a CDS encoding aldo/keto reductase, giving the protein MSPTTPTSPTLHPRLLGSTGPEVSAIGLGCMGMSALYGEADRGESIATIHAALDAGITLLDTGDFYAMGHNEMLIGEALRTAPATHREKALTSVKFGALRDPDGGWSSYDGRPAAVKNFAAYSLQRLGVDHIDVYRIARVDPDVPIEETVGAIAELVEKGHVRHIGLSEVGADTIRRAAATAPISDLQIEYSLISRGIEEAILPVTRELGIGITAYGVLSRGLISGHFGRDRKLAANDFRGMSPRFQGENLQHNLDLVESLRKIAEQKGASVAQVAIAWVLSRGDDIVPLVGARRRDRLTEALGALDINLDSADLAAIEEAVPAGAAAGDRYPEAQMAHLDSER; this is encoded by the coding sequence ATGTCCCCCACCACTCCCACCTCCCCCACCCTCCACCCTCGCCTTCTAGGCTCCACCGGTCCCGAGGTCTCCGCCATCGGGCTCGGCTGCATGGGGATGTCCGCGCTCTACGGCGAGGCCGACCGGGGCGAGTCCATCGCCACCATCCACGCGGCCCTCGACGCCGGCATCACCCTGCTCGACACCGGGGACTTCTACGCGATGGGGCACAACGAGATGCTCATCGGGGAGGCCTTGCGGACCGCCCCCGCCACACACCGCGAGAAGGCGCTGACCAGCGTGAAGTTCGGCGCTCTGCGCGACCCGGACGGCGGCTGGTCCAGCTACGACGGCCGGCCTGCCGCCGTGAAGAACTTCGCCGCGTACTCGCTCCAGCGCCTCGGCGTCGACCACATCGACGTATACCGGATCGCCCGTGTCGACCCCGACGTACCGATCGAGGAGACCGTCGGCGCCATCGCCGAGCTCGTCGAGAAGGGACACGTCAGGCACATCGGCCTGAGCGAGGTCGGCGCCGACACGATCCGGCGGGCCGCCGCCACCGCCCCCATCTCCGATCTGCAGATCGAGTACTCGCTGATCTCCCGCGGCATCGAGGAGGCGATCCTGCCGGTCACCCGTGAGCTGGGCATCGGCATCACCGCGTACGGGGTCCTGTCGCGCGGCCTGATCTCCGGGCACTTCGGCCGGGACCGCAAGCTCGCCGCGAACGACTTCCGCGGAATGAGCCCGCGCTTCCAAGGCGAGAACCTTCAGCACAACCTCGACCTCGTCGAGTCGCTGCGCAAGATCGCCGAGCAGAAGGGTGCCAGCGTCGCGCAGGTCGCCATCGCCTGGGTACTCAGCCGCGGAGACGACATCGTCCCCCTGGTCGGCGCCCGTCGCAGGGACCGGCTGACGGAGGCGCTCGGCGCTCTCGACATCAACCTGGACTCGGCGGACCTCGCCGCGATCGAGGAGGCCGTCCCGGCCGGTGCCGCCGCGGGTGACCGCTATCCCGAGGCACAGATGGCACACCTCGACAGCGAGCGCTGA
- a CDS encoding TetR family transcriptional regulator encodes MATETLTTERILEATEEVLRQHGPAKANVVDVARALGVSHGSVYRHFGTKAQLREAVTKRWLDRTTNELQLLMTDGSLTAPAMLRQWLATLFAAKRRKAGDDPQLFATYQVLITENSRVVELHVGELIMQLDHIIQDGIAKGQFSLPHPDPALTARAVFDATNRFHDPAYAGEWQKAGIDEEFRALTDLVLRGLNS; translated from the coding sequence ATGGCAACCGAGACCCTGACCACCGAGCGCATCCTCGAAGCGACCGAGGAGGTACTGCGCCAGCATGGTCCCGCCAAGGCGAACGTCGTCGACGTGGCCCGCGCGCTCGGCGTCAGTCACGGCAGCGTCTACCGGCATTTCGGTACGAAGGCACAGTTGCGCGAGGCGGTCACGAAGCGCTGGCTCGACCGCACCACGAACGAACTGCAACTGCTCATGACAGACGGCTCGCTGACGGCGCCCGCCATGTTGCGCCAATGGCTCGCGACACTGTTCGCGGCCAAGCGCCGCAAGGCGGGCGACGATCCGCAGCTCTTCGCCACGTACCAAGTACTGATCACTGAGAACAGCCGGGTGGTCGAACTCCACGTCGGTGAGCTGATCATGCAGCTCGACCACATCATTCAGGACGGCATCGCCAAGGGGCAGTTCAGCCTTCCTCACCCCGACCCCGCTCTGACGGCCCGCGCGGTATTCGACGCGACCAACCGTTTCCACGATCCGGCGTACGCGGGTGAATGGCAGAAGGCCGGCATCGACGAAGAGTTCAGGGCCCTCACGGATCTCGTGCTCCGCGGCCTGAATTCCTAA
- a CDS encoding glycine--tRNA ligase, with amino-acid sequence MAADKIDTIVSLSKRRGFVYPCSEIYGGQRAAWDYGPLGVELKENLKRQWWRYMVTSREDVVGIDSSVILATEVWQASGHVATFTDPLTECTSCHKRYRADHLEEAYEAKHGKLPENGLTDLNCPNCGNKGTFTEPKQFSGLLSTHLGPTQDSGSIAYLRPETAQGIFTNFASVQQTSRRKPPFGIAQMGKSFRNEITPGNFIFRTREFEQMEMEFFVKPGEDEKWQEYWMEQRWNWYTGLGMREENMRWFEHPAEKLSHYSKRTADIEYRFRFGGNEWGELEGVANRTDYDLSAHSKASGQDLSYFDQEAGERYTPYVIEPAAGVGRSMLAFMLDAYVEDEAPNAKGKMEKRTVMRFDHRLAPVKVAVLPLSRNPELSPKAKGLATALRQNWNIDFDDAGAIGRRYRRQDEIGTPYCVTVDFDTLDDNAVTVRERDTMKQERVSLDQIEGYLATRLVGC; translated from the coding sequence GTGGCCGCCGACAAGATCGACACCATCGTCAGCCTCAGCAAGCGCCGTGGCTTCGTCTACCCGTGCAGCGAGATCTACGGCGGCCAGCGCGCCGCCTGGGACTACGGGCCGCTGGGCGTCGAACTGAAGGAAAACCTCAAGCGCCAGTGGTGGCGCTACATGGTCACCTCGCGCGAGGACGTCGTCGGTATCGACTCGTCCGTGATCCTGGCGACCGAGGTCTGGCAGGCCTCCGGTCACGTCGCCACGTTCACCGACCCGCTCACCGAGTGCACCTCCTGCCACAAGCGGTACCGCGCGGACCACCTGGAGGAGGCGTACGAGGCCAAGCACGGCAAGCTGCCGGAGAACGGCCTCACCGACCTCAACTGCCCCAACTGTGGCAACAAGGGCACCTTCACCGAGCCCAAGCAGTTCTCGGGCCTGCTCTCCACGCACCTCGGCCCCACCCAGGACAGCGGCTCCATCGCCTACCTGCGCCCCGAGACCGCCCAGGGCATCTTCACCAACTTCGCCAGCGTCCAGCAGACCTCGCGCCGCAAGCCGCCGTTCGGCATCGCCCAGATGGGCAAGAGCTTCCGCAACGAGATCACGCCCGGCAACTTCATCTTCCGCACCCGCGAGTTCGAGCAGATGGAGATGGAATTCTTCGTCAAGCCGGGCGAGGACGAGAAGTGGCAGGAGTACTGGATGGAGCAGCGCTGGAACTGGTACACCGGCCTCGGCATGCGCGAGGAGAACATGCGCTGGTTCGAGCACCCGGCGGAGAAGCTCTCCCACTACTCCAAGCGCACCGCTGACATCGAGTACCGCTTCCGCTTCGGCGGAAACGAGTGGGGCGAGCTCGAGGGCGTCGCCAACCGCACGGACTACGACCTCTCCGCGCACTCCAAGGCCTCCGGCCAGGACCTCTCCTACTTCGACCAGGAAGCCGGCGAGCGCTACACCCCGTACGTCATCGAGCCCGCCGCCGGTGTCGGCCGCTCCATGCTCGCCTTCATGCTCGACGCCTACGTCGAGGACGAGGCGCCCAACGCCAAGGGCAAGATGGAGAAGCGCACCGTCATGCGCTTCGACCACCGCCTCGCCCCGGTCAAGGTCGCGGTCCTGCCCCTGTCCCGCAACCCGGAGCTGTCCCCGAAGGCCAAGGGACTCGCCACCGCGCTGCGCCAGAACTGGAACATCGACTTCGACGACGCGGGCGCCATCGGCCGCCGCTACCGCCGCCAGGACGAGATCGGTACGCCGTACTGCGTCACCGTCGACTTCGACACCCTCGACGACAACGCCGTCACGGTTCGCGAGCGCGACACCATGAAGCAGGAGCGTGTCTCCCTGGACCAGATCGAGGGCTACCTGGCGACGCGCCTCGTCGGCTGCTGA
- a CDS encoding metal ABC transporter substrate-binding protein → MNVRRLIPTAAVASVTVLGITALSACSASSGDGRNSDGKLAVVASFYPMQYLAEQIGGDHVAVTNLTKPGQEPHDLELSAKQTAQLQEAGVALYLKGLQPAVDDAIQQSGIKTKVDAASLTHLEKHGTEVGGHAEEHDHEHGGEGGRDPHIWLDPVKYAEVAEGVGKAFEKADPDHAAAYKKNTAALVGKLDGLNTRFEDGLKNTDSKVFITTHAAFGYLAERYGLTEEAISGLDPESEPSAARVKDLQNMAKADGVTTVFYETLVSDRTAKTLAGDAGLKTDVLDPLEGITDKSEGDDYIQVMESNLKALQTALGAK, encoded by the coding sequence ATGAACGTACGACGCCTCATACCCACCGCCGCGGTCGCCTCCGTCACCGTGCTCGGCATCACGGCCCTGTCGGCCTGCTCCGCCTCCTCGGGTGACGGCAGGAACAGCGACGGCAAGCTCGCGGTGGTGGCGTCGTTCTATCCGATGCAGTACCTCGCGGAGCAGATCGGCGGGGACCACGTCGCCGTCACCAATCTGACCAAGCCCGGCCAGGAGCCGCACGACCTGGAGCTCAGCGCGAAGCAGACCGCGCAGCTGCAGGAAGCGGGTGTCGCCCTCTATCTCAAGGGCCTCCAGCCGGCCGTCGACGACGCGATACAGCAGTCCGGGATCAAGACCAAGGTCGATGCCGCCTCCCTGACGCATCTGGAGAAGCACGGCACCGAGGTCGGCGGGCACGCCGAGGAGCACGACCACGAGCACGGCGGCGAGGGCGGCCGGGATCCGCACATCTGGCTGGACCCGGTGAAGTACGCCGAGGTCGCCGAGGGGGTGGGCAAGGCCTTCGAGAAGGCCGACCCGGATCACGCGGCGGCGTACAAGAAGAACACCGCGGCTCTGGTCGGCAAGCTCGACGGGCTGAACACGCGGTTCGAGGACGGGCTGAAGAACACCGATTCGAAGGTGTTCATCACGACCCACGCGGCCTTCGGCTATCTCGCCGAGCGGTACGGGCTCACCGAGGAGGCCATCAGTGGTCTCGACCCGGAGAGCGAGCCCAGCGCGGCGCGCGTGAAGGACCTCCAGAACATGGCGAAGGCCGACGGGGTGACCACGGTCTTCTACGAGACCCTCGTCAGCGACAGGACCGCGAAGACTCTCGCGGGCGACGCGGGCCTCAAGACCGATGTGCTCGACCCGCTCGAGGGCATCACCGACAAGTCCGAGGGCGACGACTACATCCAGGTCATGGAGTCGAACCTGAAGGCCCTGCAGACGGCGCTCGGCGCCAAGTGA
- a CDS encoding metal ABC transporter ATP-binding protein, with protein MDASVKAGEPVIALRSVTAELGSRPVLRGIDLTVRRGEVVALLGANGSGKSTAVRTVIGQVPVSGGEVEIFGTPRRRFRDWARVGYVPQRTTAAGGVPATVTEVVSSGRLSRARFGLLRKADREAVRRALELVGMADRAKDSVDALSGGQHQRVLIARALASEPELLIMDEPMAGVDLASQEILAKTLRAQVEAGASVLLVLHELGPLEPLIDRAVVLRDGCVLHDGPPPEAVGQHALPGHDHVHPHTSDLTPVRTGLLS; from the coding sequence ATGGACGCATCGGTGAAGGCCGGCGAGCCCGTCATAGCCCTGCGCAGCGTGACGGCCGAGCTCGGCTCGCGTCCCGTGCTGCGCGGCATCGACCTGACCGTGCGCCGCGGTGAGGTCGTGGCCCTGCTCGGCGCCAACGGTTCGGGCAAGTCGACGGCCGTGCGCACCGTGATCGGCCAGGTGCCCGTCAGCGGCGGCGAGGTCGAGATCTTCGGTACGCCGCGTCGGCGGTTCCGGGACTGGGCGCGGGTCGGTTACGTGCCGCAGCGGACGACCGCCGCGGGCGGGGTGCCGGCCACGGTCACCGAGGTCGTGTCCTCGGGGCGGCTGTCGCGGGCGCGGTTCGGGCTGCTGCGCAAGGCGGACCGTGAGGCGGTGCGCCGGGCGCTGGAGCTGGTCGGGATGGCCGACCGTGCCAAGGACTCGGTGGACGCGCTCTCCGGCGGCCAGCACCAGCGCGTCCTCATCGCGCGCGCCCTGGCCTCCGAACCCGAGCTGCTGATCATGGACGAGCCGATGGCGGGCGTCGACCTGGCGAGCCAGGAGATCCTCGCGAAGACGCTGCGGGCGCAGGTCGAGGCCGGCGCGTCCGTGCTGCTCGTCCTGCACGAGCTGGGTCCGCTGGAGCCGCTGATCGACCGTGCGGTCGTGCTGCGTGACGGCTGCGTCCTGCACGACGGGCCTCCGCCGGAGGCGGTCGGTCAGCACGCGCTGCCGGGCCACGACCACGTCCACCCGCACACCTCGGATCTCACCCCCGTACGCACAGGACTGCTGAGCTGA
- a CDS encoding metal ABC transporter permease, giving the protein MEFLDSAFMQRALLAAVLVGITAPAIGIYLVQRRQALMGDGIGHVAMTGVGLGFLLSTSPVWMAMAVSVVGVVIMELIRWYGKTRGDIALAMLFYGGMAGGVMLINLAPGGSTANLQSYLFGSLSTVSQSDLVSICVLAGFVAVVTIGLRRQLFAVSQDEEFARVTGLPVRVLNLLVAVTAAATVTVAMRVVGLLLVSALMVVPVAAAQQLTRSFAATFAIAVAIGVTTTLGGTITNYYVEIPPGATIVLLTIAAFIVFSLIATPLARRRARAAASAAGDPAECAIPGRIPGQAGAEV; this is encoded by the coding sequence ATGGAATTCCTCGACTCCGCCTTCATGCAGCGGGCCCTGCTCGCCGCGGTCCTGGTGGGCATCACCGCCCCGGCGATCGGCATCTATCTCGTCCAGCGCCGGCAGGCCCTGATGGGTGACGGCATCGGCCATGTCGCGATGACGGGCGTCGGCCTCGGCTTCCTGCTGTCTACGTCGCCCGTGTGGATGGCGATGGCCGTCTCCGTGGTCGGCGTGGTGATCATGGAGCTGATCCGCTGGTACGGGAAGACGCGCGGCGACATCGCGCTCGCGATGCTCTTCTACGGGGGTATGGCGGGCGGCGTGATGCTGATCAACCTCGCCCCCGGCGGTTCCACGGCGAACCTGCAGAGTTATCTCTTCGGCTCGCTGTCGACCGTCTCGCAGAGCGACCTCGTGTCGATCTGTGTCCTCGCCGGATTCGTCGCCGTGGTCACGATCGGTCTGCGCCGGCAGCTGTTCGCGGTCAGCCAGGACGAGGAGTTCGCCCGGGTCACCGGTCTGCCGGTGCGCGTCCTGAACCTGCTCGTCGCGGTGACCGCGGCGGCGACCGTCACCGTCGCGATGCGCGTCGTGGGTCTGCTCCTGGTGTCCGCGCTGATGGTGGTCCCGGTGGCGGCCGCGCAGCAGCTCACGCGGAGCTTCGCGGCGACGTTCGCGATCGCCGTCGCCATCGGCGTCACCACGACGCTGGGCGGCACGATCACCAATTACTACGTCGAGATCCCGCCCGGCGCGACGATCGTGCTGCTGACCATCGCGGCGTTCATCGTCTTCAGCCTGATCGCCACGCCGCTGGCCAGGCGCAGGGCGCGGGCGGCGGCGAGCGCGGCCGGTGACCCGGCGGAGTGCGCTATTCCAGGCCGGATCCCCGGTCAGGCCGGGGCCGAGGTCTGA
- a CDS encoding Fur family transcriptional regulator produces MGAPVRGRSTRQRAAVAAALDEVDEFRSAQELHDVLKHKGDSVGLTTVYRTLQSLADAGEVDVLRTSDGEAVYRRCSSGEHHHHLVCRVCGKAVEVEGPAVEKWAEAIATEHGYVNVAHTVEIFGTCAECAGAAAES; encoded by the coding sequence GTGGGAGCCCCGGTTCGAGGCAGGTCGACCCGCCAGCGTGCGGCCGTGGCGGCGGCGCTCGACGAGGTGGACGAGTTCCGCAGTGCCCAGGAGCTCCACGACGTCCTCAAGCACAAGGGTGACTCGGTGGGTCTGACGACCGTCTACCGCACCCTGCAGTCCCTCGCCGACGCGGGCGAGGTCGATGTCCTGCGCACGTCGGACGGCGAGGCCGTCTACCGGCGCTGCTCCAGCGGCGAGCACCACCATCACCTCGTGTGCCGGGTGTGCGGCAAGGCGGTCGAGGTCGAGGGCCCGGCCGTGGAGAAGTGGGCCGAGGCGATCGCCACGGAGCACGGGTATGTGAACGTGGCGCACACGGTGGAGATCTTCGGTACGTGCGCGGAGTGCGCGGGCGCCGCCGCGGAGAGCTGA